From the Chiroxiphia lanceolata isolate bChiLan1 chromosome Z, bChiLan1.pri, whole genome shotgun sequence genome, one window contains:
- the GCNT1 gene encoding beta-1,3-galactosyl-O-glycosyl-glycoprotein beta-1,6-N-acetylglucosaminyltransferase produces MLKRKLRFCHNLRFRLFLGLTLILVIISVLKVNQKEDFLNQRHLELTKEDPISNVNCTKIIEGDVEEIQKVKLETLSVSFKKRPRLTTNDYINMTADCASFTKTRKYIMEPLSNEEAEFPIAYSIVVYHKIEMLDRLLRSIYAPQNFYCIHVDKKSPESFFTAVKGIVSCFDNVFISSQLESVVYASWSRVQADINCMKDLYSRSSNWKYLINLCGMDFPIKTNQEIVEKLKALKGENSLETEKMPVYKEVRWKKRHEIIDGKIKNTGTDKQLPPLSTPIFSGSAYFIVSRRFVEYVLESSKILKFIEWAKDTYSPDEYLWATIQRIPDVPGAVSSSDKYDVSDMNALARFVKWQYFEGDVSKGAPYPPCSGVHIRSVCVFGVGDLNWMLRNHHFFANKFDTDVDPFAVKCLEEYLRHKALYMQKK; encoded by the coding sequence ATGCTGAAGAGGAAATTACGGTTTTGCCATAATTTGCGCTTCAGGCTTTTCTTGGGTCTAACTCTTATTTTAGTaatcatttcagttttgaaagttaaccagAAAGAAGACTTCTTAAATCAGAGACATCTAGAGCTAACAAAAGAAGATCCTATCAGCAATGTTAACTGCACCAAGATTATTGAGGGGGATGtagaagaaatacaaaaggTAAAGCTTGAGACATTGTCAGTGTCATTTAAGAAACGCCCCAGGCTAACAACAAATGATTATATTAACATGACGGCAGACTGTGCCTCCTTCACCAAGACTAGGAAATACATTATGGAGCCTCTCAGCAATGAAGAAGCAGAATTTCCGATTGCTTACTCAATAGTGGTTTATCACAAAATTGAGATGCTTGATAGACTTCTAAGATCAATCTATGCTCCACAGAATTTTTACTGCATTCATGTAGACAAAAAATCTCCAGAATCTTTTTTCACCGCTGTGAAGGGAATAGTCTCATGTTTTGATAATGTCTTTATTTCAAGCCAGTTAGAGAGTGTGGTATATGCTTCATGGAGCAGGGTGCAGGCAGACATTAACTGCATGAAAGATCTCTACAGTAGAAGTTCAAACTGGAAATACCTAATAAATCTATGTGGTATGGACTTTCCTATAAAAACCAACCAGGAAATAGTAGAGAAATTAAAAGCCCTTAAAGGTGAAAACAgcttggaaacagaaaaaatgcctGTTTATAAAGaagtaaggtggaaaaaacgCCATGAGATTATTGATGGTAAAATAAAGAACACAGGCACAGACAAACAACTACCACCTCTGAGTACTCCAATTTTTAGTGGTAGTGCCTATTTTATAGTTAGCAGAAGATTTGTAGAATATGTATTAGAAAGCAGCAAAATACTTAAGTTCATTGAGTGGGCAAAAGATACTTACAGCCCAGATGAGTACCTGTGGGCAACAATTCAGAGAATCCCTGATGTCCCAGGTGCAGTTTCTTCTAGTGACAAGTACGATGTTTCTGACATGAATGCGCTGGCCAGGTTTGTCAAGTGGCAGTACTTTGAAGGTGACGTGTCCAAAGGTGCACCGTACCCACCATGCAGTGGAGTTCACATTCGCTCTGTCTGTGTTTTTGGGGTAGGAGACTTGAACTGGATGCTACGAAACCACCACTTCTTTGCTAATAAGTTTGACACTGATGTTGACCCTTTTGCAGTAAAATGTTTGGAAGAGTATTTGCGACACAAGGCTTTGTATATGCAAAAGAAGTGA